Genomic window (Rhododendron vialii isolate Sample 1 chromosome 4a, ASM3025357v1):
tgagtgaATTACTTGGACTTGGGAATTAGAGTTTTGGGTTTGCTAGTTTGGAGACTTGGGTAATTAGTCTAGGTTAGTTAAACACCCTTTTAGGCAGTCAATCCTACATTGGTAATACTTGATATACAGTTAGTGATAATATTGCTAAATGATTCTTTGTTCAGGTTATGATCGTTTTGCGTTGTTCGATTGCATTActtttggacccaggtgagtggttaagcatgttacgtatTTGCGAACTTTCCCGTATctcttaaattattgttttagaaaattaatgattgaaatcgGGAACATgaatttgttttatttggttcttgaaattggcatgcggATTGGTGAAACTATTTGTTGATcaaataatcttttggtgagaactttatggatattgttgggaacatattttggaagtccagggaaattaatcctctgtgtgcgggtgactctagCCATTAGGGAAGAAACCagattaggccggtgaccctaatgctcaacggttgttattggccggatcattcttagggaaaagttccacgggttgcctactcgtggtgactctatgattgacatttattcACTGAcacttggtactattgattttggttgtggttccccattgttgttggaggttGTATTGTGATCACCATTAAGACTTATCGGATGAATCGTCAATTGGATTAatggattattttgttgttcaccgcatatgccaaattatgttgacatggtaaattattttgatccctaTTTCAGTACcttattctaatatacatgcttCGCCATTCACTGAgttcgtcagctgacggatttattccaacttcttttccAGGCAAGTTGGGaagttaggcaaggactctggcggtATCTCGAGGTGTTCTGTtgtttgacctccttagggtgtctcatcataATTTAGTGTTTTATTTATCGCTTCCGTAATTGAAACCTTTTGTCAGATGTTTGGACCTTTTTGAGattgtttggttcatgggatgtttgtacCCCATGCTTATGATTGGGATTtatttaataacaaaaaatatttattgttcgacgacttattttattttaggctaCGTGTTCCATGAGTTGGCCTTGTGGTTCAcagccggtcacttctcattttgggatGTGATAAATACAGTCTTAGGGTTTCGGATTGATtgattcaaaaacaaaaacaaaacaaaaaacaacagaGATAAATTTACAGGGAAAACGTAAAAAGGGATTTTGaatgaaaaggggaaagaagCATATAATAACcctagaaaaacaaaatataaatcaTACAGATGAGAGAATAACAGTGCAACTAAGTGAAGAAACTATGTACCACAAATGATGTTCACAGCCGCCGTAGAGAAGTCGAGCGTATGGCGAACAATCCCTCACAAACAGCGGGATTAGGGGATCATGTGTATTGTtacgagtgcaattttgttcaccctcttgaACATTACTCtccctcttattggttgaaatagtgatgtcatgcttaccatgcaatacactttttggtaagctgtttacacccatttttggccaaaattcagaaaatcaatttgttggTTAGAAGAAGGCCTTGAATGAAGGTCTCAGGCGTTAAAAAGCCTCATGATCGGTCATCCATGAAATCGGGCTGATTTGAACGCCActgatcgagttgagttttcaaaGGCCTGGGCCAAATTATGCCTAAGATTTCGTTAtcacaagcccaagcccaagcccaagattGGCCGAAGACTTGGGTTGACCCACTAGATCTGAGTGTTTTATCCAGGCCTATGCCAGTTCTTAGAAATTATAAGGCCTTCTAAGTAGGCCTAAATCAGTTAAAGCTTaagttttctttccaaacttGGGCTCGCATGGCTTACAAAGAGAAGAGGCCTATGATGCTCCTCAAGTTCAGGCCCAAGTAATAGATGGGCCTACTTCTTAAAGAAAACGTCACCTATGGCCTTCAGTTGGCAGGGAAAAGGTCTCAAGTTACTCACAAGCAggtcaaaggcctagaatgttcttgctgggCATATCTAGGTAAGCTGCTTACAAGCAGCTTAAGGTCTGAGTCTTTACTATCCTTCAGCATGAAGTAAGGCTTGGGACACATGGCAACCATGCATGGAAACatcccaagcagctcacaagcagcttaggCCTGGATAAGCAGCTCAAACGCCTCTATCTAACATCacataagctgctcacaagcagttCAACCAGGCCTGCgtttttggccttggtgggcccaaatattccttttttataaacattcatgctcacaagcagctcaaaggcctcaagctgctcacaagcagctcaaaggcctagaatgttcttgtttgGCAGATCTAGGTAAATTGCTTACAAGtagctcaaggtctgaactggtgggaccccattcttcagcatgatGCAAGGCCAGGGACAGGTGGCATACATGCAACCCATGAAGATGCTAGTGAATGACTCTTGCAGACCTAAGTAAGTTGttcacaagcagctcacccaGACCTATTTGATCTTTTGATTCTCGATCCTTCTTCCTTAAGGAATCAAGCTCAAAGGGTTTAAGGGCCCATAAGAGGTGCAAGGCCCAATAAAATGATAGGAAGGCCTGGAGTAATATTAGTCTTCAACTGTGGTGGGCCCGGAAGGAGTCCATTCAAGCAGTAGCTTGAGTATTGAAGCAGCTCAAATGACCTAGATGTTGCAGGAACTGAAATTCTTTTTGCCCTTTTGCAAAGTTTTAcacaaagaagaaggatttctCAGgcctttgttgttttcttggaGTAGAAGGCACGTTTTGTTCAGGGAGCAgcccctcattggagcatttcaGAGCTGCTCAAGCCCAAGCCTCTGCTAGAAGgccacatggcagccatgcattaGAGCAATTGAAGTAGCTCAAGGCCTGTAgctcctataaataccagaatttcaggccttggcaaaggtccccgaccatcaagccctcggcttatgcaaatttatttttcaattatcttctatctttcggtccccgaccatcaagcgcatggcttatgcaaatttatttttcaattatcttCCATCTTAGGGTCCACAACCATCAAGACCCCGGCTTAtccaatttatctttcaattatctttactttcccgttcaatctagtcaagcctagattttatttcatttccttgtaaccagactttgttaaaccgttaataaagtccttttaattctgttttaggccttgttctacttttctttccatttttcacacggTTAGTCTTTAtcccgcaaaggcaaaccacgaaccttctcacggtctccacccttaggccgtgcactttcaTCCAGTTAGAAGTCAAATtgaggcttccaggccttgatacaaatctgggcagcaatcctgccctggcacgccTGCAACTCCAAGCCATTCGGTTTTGCACACTTTTGTGGAGAAacataagcatgacatcactttgtggtggaattcacatcatttcaaccaataaaaaaaagggtaatgTTAACCCTCTTAGTAGACGGGAAACTCAACTCAACTCGTATCGTGattgagagaaatttttgggtaccaaAATATCACAATTACTCTTGAATTGTGATCTTTCAGGCACCAAAACCTCTTGAATTGGCTAGGCTCAGCCGGCTAAGGCTTTGACCCATCTCAACACtgctcggattgaaactcttttttcttccttcatcCAAatactttctctcttttttttctttccaaatccgaaccgttcaaaaacGCAATAGGCGGTTCGGATGCGCCGAGCAGACACCACGCAGTATccacccgacactgaaaaattaTCCCATCTCAAGAGAATTTCCAAGGACATTTATGACCAATTAATACACAAAAACTTGCAACCGATAttaccatttttcttttttggaatgtgattttggcactccacttttagcTGATGGTGCTCCACTTTTAGATTTGTTTTCTCACATAATTAAGACACAAAGTGGAGTgcgccaaaatcaatttccttttctttgcttttttcaAAGCCATTATCTCATCATAGGCAAGACCCAACATATTTAAGGAATCATCCACGAGGTTGAAAACAGATATATGATCACTAAAAAACAGATAACTACACAGATATAGGATCACTAAGGAACCATCCACGAGTTTATCGGACTAAAAAACAGATATAGGATCAGTACACATTACTACATTAGCCCAGGTAACAGGATTTAGTAGCCGGCCCTTATAGTGCTAACCTGAAATTCAGGTTAAGTTTACTGGTTTACTTGTTTCACCTCAACTTGTACATGGTAAGTTTACTGGTTTATTACATTCGTAAGCGCATTTTATGTGATTGTTGATATGAAATATTGACTGCTCAATCCACTCATCAAATTCCTTGGTAAAAACTGTTTCACACCCAAGTTGTGTGATCTTGACAAAAAGGACTTATTTTAGCAGAATATATGTGAAGGGAATCCAACACTAAAGATCAGGAGGACCTTATCCATGAACTTGAGTTAGCTTTAGTGTATCCCCCCATTCAAAGAACCCTTCAGCTTTAAAAGATATGTGAAAGGGATCCCACCACTGACCGCAAGGTGGGGATGTTCTGATACTTCAAACACTTGtcactttatttttattttttatttttgggggggggggggggggttgcaACCTCGGTATCCTGCCGAACACACTAATCCAATGGACCAATCTTACCGTCAACAAGCAAGCGGCCCACTTACAACCAAGGTAGAGCTCTATGAACTAACCAAAACAGGAAATTGATAGGATGCCTGTGAGAGTCGACCCCCTGAGAAAAAGGCTTCCTGAAGTCTGGTTGTTACGTGACTGAAACTGCGCCAAGCCCTTGACACTTAATTTCTACAACTAAAATAACAGTACCTTCTTTTCCAGGGCCAATTTAAATAATACCTTCTTCTCCGGGGCCAATTTAAATGTATCAGTATCCGGGGACTAGGAAGGATGTATTACCCCCTGTTGATCTGGTGATTTATGGTCAGGAGAGAAAATGCAAAGGTATAATATGCTTTAAAAGATCCCTTCCTTCCTATACACTAGTGTTTACTAAATGAAAACTTTATTTTGTGAGGACTAATACAAAATGGCATCTTGTCCTCCCACTTCACAGATCTTTCTTTCAATCTTGTCCAATCTGTTCTGGTTTAGATTTTCTGGACACATGGCCTGTCTCCAAGCCGTCATACACCCTAGCCTATGTTAGATGGACAGGTATGGCCTTTCTTTCAATCTTGTCCAATCTGTTCTGGTTTAGATTTTCTGGACACATGGCCTGTCTCCAAGCCATCTCAATACACCCTAGCCTATGTTAGATGGACAGGTATGGCCCGCCATATGGGTACGGGAATCAGGAGCAGGTATGTCTCTAAGTATCTGCTTCatctattttccatttcaagGACTCAGGATACCCCACAATATTCAAACTTGTTActatgtttcttttattttcttggatAAATGGTGTTTCTGAAGTGCCTTGGGGCATTTCACATGGTAACTCAATTCACAAAATACACTGGCTAGGATGTCCGATACATGTATTTTAAACGTATTTGAATTTCTACAGAAATATCTTCATGGAAAGTGCAAAGATAAGCTCTTCACTACTGTTCAAATGACTAGAAACCAACACAAGCATAATATCTTTTTGCATGGTTTATCCTAGTATAGCCACAATTTAACCATTCAGGTCCCATGGAGGaaacagattcatgtagccgaccccaagtgattgggatgtaaggttcggtttggtttagtttggtttggtttaggtCCCATGGAATGATAAGTTCCATTCAGTAAAGAACCAAAATCTGCCCCTTGATCTCCTGTTTAGAAGGCTTGAAATGGGTGCAGATAATAAGCCAAAGTGGAAAATTCTATTCAAAGAACTTGGAAAATGATGGCCAGACCATGGTATCAACCGACACGCGTGGAATTCCTGATTGGAAGCTGCTCAAGTGGGCTCCTACAGAATCTCTCAAAACATTTTATGTCTACAAGTTTATCGAAAGCAGTCAAAGGAATTATCCGACTCAATAAAAGCATTTGAGTTCAAGAATCTGATCCCATGTAAAATTTGTAAATAGCCAAAACATGACTGGTCTATATAAAATATGTTCACCTTTCATTCTCTTTTCTGGAGttatttatgtgattttaacTTCTAGACTTTGATGACTGGGGTGTGCTGTTGTCAGCAGATGATGTATTTCTCTTGATAAGTATATGCCTTCCTTTTGCAACAAATGTTTGTTGGGGCCCTTTTAGAGGGTTTTTTTGACATCTATATAAAGGGCTTTTAGATATTAGCCTTGGTAATCAACACAGAAAACAACTTACAAGTCTTTTTTTGAGTGTATGTGCACAGTGAAATTTCCCATGGCACGCAAAGCAGACCTTGTTAAGATTGGAAAGGAAGCATTTGATATTTTGGACAAGATGCCGCAGCAGCCGCTGCCTGCTGATCAACCAGACCTCATTAAGATTGGGAAGGAAGCATTTGATATTTTGGACAAGATGCTGCAGCTGCCTGCTGATCAGGAAGCTAAACATTATGAACTACCGAATGCATTGAAGAGGTGGTGGCTGAAGCCGCAAAAGAATCACGACATTGGAGCCCAAAGTACAGCTGCTCTAGTCattacaaaaagaaagaataagggCATTCCTATTTTCGGGAAGTAAAGTTTGACGGTTTGAGATTTAGGGAGAAACAATGATCTCCTAGTTTCCTACTAGtcttgaaaatgaaaagatgaagggggttgATCTCCTTCTATGTATATAAGACCTTATGTGTTGTGGCTGTTTTTATGCTAGTTAACAAAAGGTTCCTGTGTGTGTACCACATAGCTGATGAGTATGTCAAAAGTGAACTATGGAGTGTACCTAATTTTGACTTTGTGTTCTCTTGTTCTCTGTTGTAATAAAATTTCTCAGCTATTGAAtacccttcccccccccccccccccccccccccctctctctctctctctctctggggggTTAGATACAAATAAGACTGGTGGAATACCAAATGTGAAAAAGCCTAAGATGGCTGAAGagtttgttttgaacttcgaaATGAAAACTTAGAACACCTTCTGCAAGttctaaaagaagaaaaaagctgATAAAGGTACTAAATTGCAAAAATTAGAATCCTATAGTGTCCAGTGTCCACAAAATAATCATAGAAACCAAACAGACCATAGCTGCCTTGCATGCATTGGTAATTGCAGTTTGTCTCTACTTAAGTTCGTTCATCAAAAGGCACACTCCTTCCCTCTTTGTCAATCCCAGGCAATTTTAGACCAGAAGATTGGCTGATTCCATTTACCATATTTTTAATTCGACGTCTACGTTCAAAATCTAATATTATTAGGAGAAACGGCTTGGTTAATTGGTTGATGGTTTCATTTCAGGCAATTTTGTGGGAAAGAACCTACTTTTGTGTCAATGTTCTCCGAGTTGTTGAAAACCACGATGAGTGTTTTTTTGTTCCGAAAAACACCTTTTGAGAAGTGTTGTGTAAGATTGATTTTAAAAACTGCAACCGAATGGACAACAATTTATTTCTAGAACTACAATAGCTGTGCCTTCTTATCATGGACCAAGTTGATGTAGGAACATCCAAGGGCTAGGCATGATCTATTGCCCCCCATCTTATTTTGTCGTAACTTAGAAGGGAACATGCAAAGGTATCAAGATCTTCCTAAAGATCCGTTCCTTCCTAAACACTTGTGTTTACCAGAAGCGAGGTTTGAAACATATCTTTGTTTTTCTAGCTAGGAATGATACCAGAAAAAGGATCTTGTCCTCCCACCCCAGTTGACATTTCAAATGATCGGTAGAGAACATTTTCCTCATAAACTCGTGCACAAGATTCAAAGCATTGATCTCCATTCTGAGCTAGATATGTGGACACATTGCTCCTCtcaaagagagagggagggagctAAGCAGTACAAACAACATCTACCAGCCTCCCACATCATTTCGGACAGAGACATGACACTCTCCAGACACGTGTTAGACACACCTaaattcttgttttttgttACATTTTCAATTGAACACATTATGAACACTCTAAGACGCAACACACTTGGACACATTAGGGGTTAAAATGTAGTTCTTAGAACATCGCCCAGAGTCAACACTTAGACGGATGTTTAGTTCATCAACTCTAATATAGTGACTGTTGATTTATATCTTCCTAATCCCAATAGTGACTTTATTATTTACATGGTTGGATAACTTGGATTccactatcttttagtactttgacaAAACtctttatcaatatataataggttTTCATctaatttaaaatgagggagatccaagcgttttacaaaaatgatttatttttcaactcactaagggtaaattggtcatatcatttgatatccaataattttagtttgaaattcaatgagttagaaagtagactctcCAAGCTTTCCAACAGTTCAAACCTTGctaaaattggagttcgggagtgttcgggACAAACCTACAAAGATTGACCAATTGTGGAGCTTAAGTGCGCCTCAAGCGCAATTccatgcgccccgggcgcactTAATTGTGCCAGGGCGCagccttcaaatttcaaaatccacCAAGCTTTGTGTTCTTGTCACGGACACTCCTTAACTCCAATTTGTATATGATTTAAACCGCTGAAAAGCTTCTCTACcctactttctaaccaaatCTGTTTGGCACAAAAATTATTTACCCAACAAAATATATGACGATCTCACCCTCAATGGGTCGAGAAATAAGttcttttggaaaaatccttgaatcgCACTAACTTCCAATcggatcgaaacctattttacATCAATAAAGAGGGCATTGAAATACTTAGGTTAAAAGGTAGGTTGAAATACTTAAGTTTAAATAAAGTAAGTCGAAAGtagaccaattcaaagatcGCCGGAGCTACTTAGGTTAAACACATTTTGCTCCCTTCCctcattctaagttccattcggtACTCGCATTCCTAGTTCTAAGGTACTCGTTCATTTCTTAAGGATCCCTCAGAGTACATATGGCATTCCACACTTATAATAGCACACAGAAATTGCATAATCATAGCAATTCACCTAAGACATATGCCCAAGACAAGGGTTATACACTTACAAAGCCAAATTATGGTATCCATAACACCAACAATATCATTTGACCACTAAGACTACCAAATCACCCATCACCACCATCATTCAGAACCAATTCACCCCACCAGTACTATCGCGACTACCTCAACTACAATCACCTCACCACTGCACCTTCACCGCCACCCCCATCATTTCGCACATTATCACCACAACAACCTCACCAGCACCGCACCACCATCCATTGGTATCTCAGTACCAGCCACACCACAAAATAACTTAAACAGTTCTCATTACTATAAACTACCACCATCACTCCGTGAACACGATCTCCATTATTGCAGGATAAAGTTAGGATATTTTGGAATCTCAATCGTTGGGaacttttgtaattttttcaGATTGAAAATGTTTCAATAAAATTCATCGTCAGCTCTTCAAAACTACAACGACGTCACCTAAACAAAATTGATGATTCTATTAATTCAAAAAAGATTAAGGAGGGGATATTGTTGACGATTAGTCCCTTTGGATGGTGAAAAAGGGTGAGACAATAAACAAGGAGAATCGTTTTATACTTATTT
Coding sequences:
- the LOC131324543 gene encoding uncharacterized protein LOC131324543 isoform X1 produces the protein MLDGQVWPFFQSCPICSGLDFLDTWPVSKPSQYTLAYVRWTVKFPMARKADLVKIGKEAFDILDKMPQQPLPADQPDLIKIGKEAFDILDKMLQLPADQEAKHYELPNALKRWWLKPQKNHDIGAQSTAALVITKRKNKGIPIFGK
- the LOC131324543 gene encoding uncharacterized protein LOC131324543 isoform X2 — encoded protein: MFVVANPLPYNSDENVQGNNVKFPMARKADLVKIGKEAFDILDKMPQQPLPADQPDLIKIGKEAFDILDKMLQLPADQEAKHYELPNALKRWWLKPQKNHDIGAQSTAALVITKRKNKGIPIFGK